A part of Anabas testudineus chromosome 9, fAnaTes1.2, whole genome shotgun sequence genomic DNA contains:
- the ndc80 gene encoding kinetochore protein NDC80 homolog encodes MERGRMSRATGSRPSELPMRVQDSNRMSVVYTTPQSKQPSFGKLNIPKPQSVTSERRTSFFGARMSGASMPRNSTMSGFGGTEKIKDARPLHDKSYVQQCIRQLHEFLTEQGFPGTLSAKTLQSPSTKEFVKMFEFIYRQLDPTFEMPNSKVEEEVPAILKALRYPFVLSKCSMYSVGAPHTWPQALGALMWLIDNVKINWSLSKQELLFSDFCEDSDNIEEGAEYNKLFLDYTAETYSKFMQGDDTFEDEDDSFLTKLKKLYNVDEALLASMEEKHRILSDEVERLEKESQSDRLMTKRMEKVKLQADLKKLQSYRSSLESFKANLENKASELNDELETTVSHLESLKHERDELQILLQNQKFTPADVERINREKRELQQTISTLSKSLEDAEQHKWNEEIALAKVKEKAELKLAEYHKLARKLKLIPLSAENACGHDFEIRPYECGPGSMVQHKTQIQMLLRKLISDVEEENSRLANMKLSLEESCEQLNSNILDKTNDLKLLREQIRKLDERLDCDMQELAREEQDWAAEIESMENHRKLLEKKVNYGYDEAVQQLKAAQQQYHLVLQETNEERRTVANNLASVFTTAANHLSITEKCLEDLHSRVQRVCSKAVEDDAAAIQKMRETLKSFRSKANSF; translated from the exons ATGGAGCG TGGCAGAATGAGTCGAGCCACAGGCAGCAGACCGTCGGAGCTGCCCATGCGAGTCCAAGACAGCAACAGGATGAGCGTGGTGTACACGACGCCCCAGAG TAAACAGCCTTCGTTTGGAAAGCTCAACATACCCAAACCACAGTCTGTGACCTCTGAAAGGCGGACCAGCTTCTTTGGTGCCCG GATGAGTGGAGCCAGCATGCCTCGCAACAGCACCATGTCAGGGTTTGGAGGAACTGAAAAGATTAAAGATGCCAGACCTCTACATGATAAATCCTATGTTCAGCAGTGCATCAGACAACTACATGAA TTCTTGACAGAGCAGGGTTTTCCAGGCACTTTGTCAGCCAAGACCCTCCAATCTCCTTCGACCAAGGAATTTGTGAAGATGTTTGAGTTTATCTACCGCCAGCTAGACCCAACCTTTGAGATGCCAAACTCAAAAGTTGAAGAGGAGGTTCCAGCTATTTTGAAAGCTctgag aTATCCATTTGTTCTGTCAAAGTGTTCAATGTATTCTGTTGGAGCTCCCCATACGTGGCCTCAAGCTCTAGGTGCTCTCATGTGGCTAATTGATAACGTCAAG ATCAACTGGAGTTTAAGTAAACAGGAGCTTCTGTTCAGTGACTTCTGTGAAGACAGCGACAATATCGAGGAAGGGGCTGAGTATAACAAG ctcttcctgGACTACACGGCTGAGACATACTCCAAGTTCATGCAGGGTGATGATACATTTGAGGACGAGGATGACTCGTTCCTTACTAAACTAA AGAAGCTTTACAATGTTGACGAAGCCCTGCTGGCCTCGATGGAGGAGAAGCACAGAATACTCAGTGATGAAGTTGAACGACTGGAGAAAGAGAGCCAGTCG GATCGTCTAATGACCAAGAGGATGGAAAAAGTGAAGCTGCAGGCAGACCTCAAGAAACTCCAAAGTTATCGAAGCAGTTTGGAATCCTTTAAAGCCAATTTGGAAAACAAGGCCTCAGAGTTGAATGATGAGCTTGAGACCACTG TCAGTCATCTAGAGTCTCTAAAACATGAGCGGGATGAACTGCAAATCCTCCTGCAGAACCAGAAGTTTACTCCAGCTGATGTGGAGAGAatcaacagagaaaagagggaacTCCAGCAGACCATCTCCACTCTCAGCAAGTCTCTGGAAGATGCTGAACAGCACAAGTGGAATGAAGAGATCGCTCTGgccaaagtgaaagagaag GCAGAGTTGAAGCTAGCAGAGTATCACAAGCTGGCACGCAAGTTGAAGCTGATACCACTGTCTGCAGAGAACGCCTGTGGTCATGATTTTGAGATCAGGCCTTATGAATGCGGACCTGGCAGCATGgttcaacataaaacacagatacag atgcTTCTGAGAAAGCTGATCAGtgatgtggaggaggaaaacagtCGATTAGCCAACATGAAACTCAGTCTGGAGGAGTCTTGTGAACAG TTGAATTCTAACATCTTGGACAAGACCAATGATCTGAAGCTGCTGAGGGAGCAGATTCGTAAACTGGATGAACGGTTGGACTGTGACATGCAG gaGTTGGCCCGGGAGGAACAGGACTGGGCAGCAGAGATTGAGTCAATGGAAAACCATCGTAAACTTCTGGAGAAGAAGGTTAATTATGGTTATGATGAGGCTGTGCAACAACTGAAGGCAGCGCAACAACA GTACCACCTGGTGTTGCAGGAGACTaatgaggagaggagaacagTAGCCAACAACCTGGCTTCTGTATTCACCACGGCAGCTAATCACTTGTCGATTACAGAG AAGTGCCTGGAAGATCTGCACAGCAGGGTGCAGCGTGTCTGCTCCAAGGCTGTAGAAGACGATGCAGCTGCTATACAGAAGATGCGGGAAACTTTGAAGAGCTTTAGATCCAAGGCAAACAGTTTCTAA